From Alcaligenes faecalis, the proteins below share one genomic window:
- a CDS encoding ISL3 family transposase codes for MPMSPIDSILGIPGLVVQAVKRTKDIHVWARPRKRPACLHCAGNQVRIKATHQRTLKHTRQGNKLVVLHLRVPKYHCTDCNRYFRHRFAGILPRLRSTETYRLEVFEAHEGGVSQRKLTHTHRVGSATVERWYQSFIKRRVSELSGRSCPQVLGIDEHFFTRKRGYATTLVDLKNHKVFDVVLGRSEASLRSYLKRLPGKENVRVIVMDLSETYRRIAQQYFPNAIIVADRFHVVRLVNQHFLKLWQQYDPQGRKNRGLLSLMRRHHWKLTAMQKENLHQYLAQEPVLRALYFAKQQLNGFLVMKSLKRKRAQKMMPQFLALIEQFEQSPARALAATLKSWLEPIVRMWRFTKSNGITEGFHTKMEMLSRRAYGVRNFENYRMRVLAQCGWSGVINRV; via the coding sequence ATGCCGATGTCCCCAATCGATTCTATCCTAGGGATCCCTGGGCTGGTGGTCCAGGCTGTCAAACGAACAAAGGATATTCATGTATGGGCGCGGCCGCGTAAGCGGCCCGCCTGCTTGCATTGCGCAGGCAACCAAGTGCGCATCAAGGCGACTCATCAACGCACGCTCAAGCACACGCGACAGGGCAATAAGCTGGTCGTGCTGCACCTGCGCGTTCCCAAGTACCACTGCACCGACTGCAACCGGTATTTTCGCCACCGTTTCGCCGGGATTCTGCCCCGGCTACGTTCGACCGAGACGTATCGGTTGGAGGTCTTTGAGGCCCACGAGGGTGGCGTGAGTCAGCGCAAGCTGACCCATACGCACCGCGTCGGTAGTGCGACGGTGGAGCGCTGGTATCAGTCGTTCATCAAGCGACGCGTGTCGGAGCTCTCTGGGCGCAGCTGCCCGCAGGTGCTTGGGATTGATGAACACTTCTTCACTCGCAAACGCGGTTACGCCACCACGCTGGTCGACCTGAAGAATCACAAAGTATTCGATGTCGTGTTGGGCCGCTCAGAGGCGAGTTTGCGCAGCTATTTGAAACGCTTGCCGGGTAAGGAGAATGTGCGGGTGATCGTGATGGATCTGTCCGAGACGTATCGCCGGATCGCTCAGCAGTACTTCCCCAATGCCATCATCGTGGCTGACCGTTTCCATGTCGTGCGCCTGGTGAACCAGCACTTCCTGAAGCTGTGGCAGCAGTATGACCCCCAGGGTCGCAAGAACCGGGGGTTGCTCAGCCTGATGCGCCGTCACCATTGGAAGCTGACCGCCATGCAGAAGGAGAATCTGCATCAGTACTTGGCTCAGGAGCCGGTGCTGCGGGCGCTGTACTTCGCCAAGCAGCAGTTAAATGGATTCTTGGTGATGAAGAGCTTGAAAAGAAAGAGGGCTCAAAAGATGATGCCCCAATTCCTGGCGTTGATTGAGCAGTTTGAGCAGAGCCCGGCCAGGGCGCTGGCCGCCACATTAAAATCATGGCTCGAACCCATCGTCAGGATGTGGCGATTCACCAAGTCCAACGGCATTACTGAAGGCTTCCACACCAAGATGGAAATGCTCTCACGCCGTGCGTATGGGGTCAGGAACTTTGAGAATTACCGCATGAGAGTCTTGGCTCAGTGCGGGTGGAGCGGTGTGATCAACCGTGTCTAG